One segment of Phycisphaerales bacterium DNA contains the following:
- a CDS encoding DUF4147 domain-containing protein: MLNLDQHPEHANALITAALKAADPVTALQRHWNITDLHGDIHLLAIGKAARPMALEAFRHLGPRITRALITAPPDQSDPRGLRPNTQLFPCDHPYPTQRNIEAAQAVRDFITSASENDTLLCLISGGGSAHLCLPAGDLTLHDIIEVTRELQLAGATIDELNCVRKHCELLKGGNLARLSRAGRLVAYILSDVIGDKLDIISSGPTAPDPTTYRDAQHVLASHAITLPNISAHLTSGILGDHPETPKPRDPAFARVTNRIIASNRQVTDAVAAAAQHLGFHIDEVEQQKQGEAADVAAGLANTAKRLQAVSRPTACILGGEWTVTVSSGGAGAAAGTGGPSQELALAFALAAEQLRLDSCALLAFSTDGHDGPTDAAGAIVTPLLPDQARRKGLNPEAALQRHDSHELLDALSALVRVPPTGTNLNHIAALLIYP, encoded by the coding sequence ATGCTGAACCTCGACCAACATCCCGAGCACGCAAACGCACTCATCACCGCCGCCCTCAAAGCGGCCGACCCTGTCACAGCGCTCCAGCGCCACTGGAACATCACCGACCTCCACGGCGACATCCACCTCCTCGCCATCGGCAAGGCCGCCCGCCCCATGGCCCTCGAGGCCTTCCGGCACCTCGGCCCCCGCATTACCCGCGCCCTCATCACCGCGCCCCCCGATCAGTCCGACCCTCGCGGCCTTCGCCCCAACACCCAGCTCTTTCCTTGCGACCACCCCTACCCCACCCAGCGCAACATCGAAGCCGCGCAGGCGGTCAGAGACTTCATCACCAGCGCCAGCGAGAACGACACCCTCCTCTGCCTCATCTCCGGCGGCGGCTCCGCCCACCTCTGCCTCCCCGCCGGCGACCTCACCCTCCACGACATCATCGAAGTCACCAGAGAGCTCCAGCTCGCCGGCGCCACCATCGACGAGCTCAACTGCGTGCGCAAGCACTGCGAGCTGCTCAAGGGCGGCAACCTCGCTCGCCTTTCCCGCGCCGGCAGGCTCGTTGCCTACATCCTCTCCGATGTGATCGGCGACAAGCTCGACATCATCTCCTCCGGCCCCACCGCCCCCGACCCGACCACCTACCGCGACGCCCAGCACGTTCTCGCATCGCACGCGATCACCCTGCCCAACATCTCCGCCCACCTCACCAGCGGCATCCTCGGCGATCACCCCGAAACCCCCAAGCCCAGGGACCCCGCGTTCGCCCGCGTCACCAACCGCATCATCGCCAGCAACCGCCAGGTCACCGACGCCGTCGCCGCGGCCGCGCAGCACCTCGGCTTCCACATCGACGAGGTCGAGCAGCAGAAGCAGGGCGAAGCCGCCGATGTCGCCGCCGGGCTCGCGAATACCGCCAAGCGGCTCCAGGCCGTTTCCCGCCCAACCGCCTGCATCCTTGGCGGCGAGTGGACCGTCACCGTGAGCAGTGGGGGAGCAGGCGCCGCCGCGGGGACAGGTGGCCCCAGCCAGGAGCTCGCCCTCGCCTTCGCTCTCGCCGCCGAGCAGCTCCGCCTGGACAGCTGCGCCCTCCTCGCCTTCTCCACCGACGGGCACGACGGGCCAACCGACGCCGCGGGCGCCATCGTCACCCCTTTACTCCCGGACCAGGCCCGCCGCAAGGGCCTGAACCCCGAGGCCGCGCTCCAGCGCCACGACTCCCACGAACTCCTCGACGCATTGAGCGCCCTTGTCCGCGTCCCGCCAACCGGCACCAACCTCAACCACATCGCGGCCCTTCTGATCTACCCCTGA
- a CDS encoding aminotransferase class I/II-fold pyridoxal phosphate-dependent enzyme: MTPATRFAPFGSSIFAEMTRLALAHNAVNLSQGFPDFDGPELAKAAAKAAIDNGYNQYARMQGVPALNEAIARSWSQRGHGDYDPHACVTVTSGCSEAIICALMGLLNPGDELVIFEPFFDFYTAGASMAGANPRFVPLRPDASGFHFDEKELRRAFTTRTRAIIVNSPHNPTGKVFTRAELELIAELCRKHNAVAITDEVYEHLTYNPALPHIPLSTLPGMRERTITLSSIGKTFSLTGWKVGWAIAQEPLTACVRACHQFNTFSTATPLQHGAAAAISNPGDTIEKTRTLYIQMRDQLSAALTRAGLTVYPSDATYFLMADHTPVSQRLGLADDRAFCKHLIEHVGVAAIPPSVFYHNTDLGKPLVRFAFCKKPDTIAEAIRRLDKLRA; this comes from the coding sequence ATGACCCCCGCCACCCGCTTCGCCCCCTTTGGCTCCTCCATCTTCGCGGAGATGACCCGCCTCGCCCTCGCCCACAACGCCGTCAACCTCTCGCAGGGCTTCCCCGACTTCGACGGGCCCGAGCTCGCGAAGGCCGCGGCCAAGGCCGCGATTGACAACGGCTACAACCAGTACGCCCGCATGCAGGGCGTCCCCGCCCTCAACGAGGCCATCGCCCGCTCCTGGTCCCAGCGCGGCCACGGCGACTACGACCCGCACGCCTGCGTCACCGTCACCAGCGGCTGCTCCGAAGCCATCATCTGCGCCCTCATGGGCCTGCTCAACCCCGGTGACGAGCTCGTCATCTTCGAACCCTTCTTCGACTTCTACACCGCCGGTGCATCCATGGCCGGCGCTAACCCCCGCTTCGTCCCGCTCCGGCCAGATGCAAGCGGCTTCCACTTCGACGAGAAGGAACTCCGCCGCGCCTTCACCACCCGCACCCGCGCCATCATCGTCAACTCGCCCCACAACCCCACCGGCAAGGTGTTCACTCGCGCCGAGCTCGAGCTCATCGCCGAGCTCTGCCGCAAGCACAACGCGGTCGCCATCACCGACGAGGTCTACGAGCACCTCACCTACAACCCCGCCCTCCCGCACATCCCGCTCTCCACTCTCCCCGGCATGCGCGAGCGCACCATCACCCTCAGCAGCATCGGCAAGACCTTCTCCCTCACCGGCTGGAAGGTCGGCTGGGCCATCGCCCAAGAGCCCCTCACCGCCTGCGTCCGCGCCTGCCACCAGTTCAACACCTTCAGCACCGCCACCCCCCTCCAGCACGGCGCCGCGGCCGCAATCTCCAACCCCGGCGACACCATCGAGAAGACCCGCACGCTCTACATCCAGATGCGCGACCAGCTCTCCGCCGCCCTCACCCGCGCCGGACTCACCGTCTACCCCAGCGACGCGACGTACTTCCTCATGGCCGACCATACGCCCGTCTCGCAGCGCCTCGGCCTCGCCGACGACCGCGCCTTCTGCAAGCACCTCATTGAGCACGTCGGCGTCGCCGCCATCCCGCCCAGCGTCTTCTACCACAACACCGACCTCGGCAAGCCCCTCGTCCGCTTCGCTTTCTGTAAGAAACCCGACACCATTGCCGAAGCAATCCGGCGTCTTGACAAACTGAGAGCCTGA
- a CDS encoding DUF6614 family protein: MQYYQMWCNLRESHKDLEFCANVTAYLGHLKDAGKLEGFRITRRKFGFGPDNLGEFNITVWTRDLTQLDAAFSMVAPREGHTEHLHRAVYSMVTDFKSGLYRDFPDPERVGTP, encoded by the coding sequence ATGCAGTACTACCAGATGTGGTGCAACCTCCGCGAGTCCCACAAGGACCTCGAGTTCTGCGCCAACGTCACCGCCTACCTCGGCCACCTCAAGGACGCCGGCAAGCTCGAGGGCTTCCGCATCACACGCCGCAAGTTCGGCTTCGGCCCCGACAACCTCGGCGAGTTCAACATCACCGTCTGGACCAGGGACCTGACGCAGCTCGACGCCGCCTTCTCCATGGTCGCCCCGCGCGAGGGCCACACCGAGCACCTCCACCGCGCCGTCTACTCCATGGTCACCGACTTCAAGTCCGGCCTCTACCGCGACTTCCCCGACCCCGAGCGCGTCGGCACGCCCTAG
- a CDS encoding phosphoribosylglycinamide formyltransferase yields the protein MSGEQRQPGSPTAADGRVPRLCVMMSGGGRTLLNLLAHIRAGELRAEIPLVISSREGAGVERARAQGLKVEVVPGVIAAARLEELLRAHGVDCVVLAGYLLLVDIPESYRGRVVNIHPALLPKFGGKGMYGRRVHEAVIAAGEKESGCSVHFADSEYDRGAVILQRRCTVYPGDTPDTLAARVFELEQEAYPAALKMLLEGGGIDATGGGGPADRTG from the coding sequence GTGAGTGGTGAGCAGCGTCAACCTGGGTCCCCCACGGCTGCCGATGGGCGGGTGCCGCGGCTGTGCGTGATGATGTCGGGCGGGGGGCGGACGCTGCTGAACCTGCTGGCGCACATCCGGGCGGGGGAGCTGCGGGCGGAGATACCGCTGGTGATTTCGAGCCGCGAGGGGGCGGGGGTGGAGCGGGCCCGCGCCCAGGGGCTGAAGGTCGAGGTGGTGCCGGGGGTGATCGCCGCGGCGCGACTGGAGGAACTGCTGCGGGCCCACGGCGTCGATTGTGTGGTGCTCGCGGGGTACCTGCTGCTGGTGGACATCCCCGAGAGCTACCGCGGCCGGGTGGTGAACATCCACCCGGCGCTGCTGCCCAAGTTTGGGGGGAAGGGGATGTACGGGCGGCGGGTGCACGAGGCGGTGATCGCCGCGGGGGAGAAGGAGTCGGGGTGCAGCGTGCACTTTGCCGACAGCGAGTATGACCGGGGGGCGGTGATCCTGCAGCGGCGGTGCACCGTCTACCCGGGGGACACGCCGGACACGCTGGCGGCACGGGTGTTCGAGCTGGAGCAGGAGGCGTACCCGGCGGCGTTGAAGATGCTGCTTGAGGGCGGCGGGATAGATGCCACCGGAGGGGGCGGTCCGGCGGATAGAACGGGGTGA
- a CDS encoding PDZ domain-containing protein → MSRRWLITLAVVCGVSAGALAQNDVPVLDAPPSPKAKKPGVRTDPKAVEPEEKSEKQEAAEQASRLSRESIAAFRKGEYEQAQALLLEQLKLQPKNFVVFYNLACCRCLLGDADGGLTYLTKAIENGFCDRRQLESDPSFVPLRGLDAYKRIIENWGAVLEARRDANLKGAAEQFKKGYTEFMEPSLRLAFRCGFDERAGESARKELALIARWGHEELLEGILDEKLMENDPWVVVILPHRADYMRWLVSMYGPEAATGNSMIGGSYEHDSKRLISMDLGSTLRHEFFHVLHWRDMTRRGQMHPIWIMEGLCSLVEDYDLDASGKLKPAASWRTNTVKRLEKTAKVTPIEKLAAMKPLQFSGDRPLAHYAEARTFFMYLYERKKLKAWYKEYTSTYKEDPTGAKAIETVMGKDFKWINADFRKWVRELEMVPEQITRGMASLGMELESGKAEGPVVVAVDRRRGAPALKVGDVVTSIDHKTVRDLAELVRVLSTYHAGTTVTVGYRRGKVYGEEVVELVAKE, encoded by the coding sequence ATGAGCAGAAGGTGGTTGATCACTCTGGCGGTGGTGTGCGGCGTGAGCGCGGGGGCGCTGGCGCAGAACGATGTGCCGGTGCTGGATGCGCCGCCGTCGCCCAAAGCGAAGAAGCCGGGGGTCAGGACCGACCCGAAGGCGGTCGAGCCGGAAGAGAAGAGCGAGAAGCAGGAGGCCGCGGAACAGGCGTCCAGGCTGTCGCGCGAGTCGATCGCGGCGTTCCGCAAGGGTGAGTACGAGCAGGCGCAGGCGCTGCTGCTGGAGCAGCTGAAGCTGCAGCCGAAGAACTTCGTCGTGTTCTACAACCTGGCGTGCTGCCGGTGCCTGCTGGGAGACGCGGACGGGGGGCTCACGTACCTCACGAAGGCGATCGAGAACGGGTTCTGTGACCGGCGGCAGCTGGAGAGCGACCCGTCATTCGTCCCGCTGCGCGGGCTGGATGCGTACAAGCGGATCATCGAGAACTGGGGGGCGGTGCTGGAGGCCCGTCGCGATGCGAACCTCAAGGGCGCGGCCGAGCAGTTCAAGAAGGGGTACACGGAGTTCATGGAGCCTTCGCTGCGGCTGGCGTTCCGCTGCGGGTTCGATGAGCGGGCGGGGGAGTCGGCGCGGAAGGAGCTGGCGCTGATCGCCCGGTGGGGCCACGAGGAGCTGCTGGAGGGAATCCTCGACGAGAAGCTGATGGAGAACGACCCCTGGGTGGTGGTGATCCTGCCGCACCGGGCGGACTACATGCGGTGGCTGGTGTCGATGTACGGGCCGGAGGCGGCCACCGGCAACAGCATGATCGGCGGGAGCTATGAGCACGACAGCAAGCGGCTGATCTCGATGGACCTGGGCAGCACGCTGCGGCACGAGTTCTTCCACGTGCTGCACTGGCGCGACATGACGCGCCGCGGACAGATGCACCCGATCTGGATCATGGAGGGGCTGTGCTCGCTGGTGGAGGACTATGACCTGGACGCCAGCGGGAAGCTGAAGCCCGCGGCCTCTTGGCGGACGAACACGGTCAAGCGGCTGGAGAAGACCGCGAAGGTGACGCCCATCGAGAAGCTCGCGGCCATGAAGCCGCTGCAGTTCAGCGGCGACCGGCCGCTGGCGCACTACGCGGAGGCGCGGACGTTCTTCATGTACCTGTACGAGCGGAAGAAGCTCAAGGCCTGGTACAAGGAGTACACCTCGACGTACAAGGAGGACCCCACGGGGGCGAAGGCCATCGAGACCGTGATGGGCAAGGACTTCAAGTGGATCAACGCGGACTTCCGGAAGTGGGTGCGCGAGCTGGAGATGGTCCCCGAGCAGATCACGCGGGGGATGGCGAGCCTGGGGATGGAGCTGGAGAGCGGCAAGGCCGAGGGGCCGGTGGTGGTCGCGGTTGATCGGCGGCGGGGGGCGCCGGCGCTCAAGGTGGGCGATGTGGTGACCTCGATCGACCACAAGACGGTGCGCGACCTGGCGGAGCTGGTGCGTGTGCTGTCGACGTACCACGCGGGGACGACGGTGACGGTGGGGTACCGGCGCGGGAAGGTGTATGGGGAAGAGGTGGTGGAGCTGGTGGCGAAGGAGTGA
- a CDS encoding Fe(2+)-trafficking protein, with the protein MDINQRIAQFENMVQADPDNDMAHYSLGNAYAQAQRWNDAATSYLRCIDKNPAMSKAYQLAGDALINAGDHARAVEVLTTGFKSAASRGDRMPQKAMGDLLRKLNAPVPEVATKGPEVAAGTGQMIDPVTGRPGTRMARPPFKGPVGNWIFEHITKETFDAWIAQGTKVINELRLDLSKDEDSALYDKHMREYLGIDDELYQKLQSGG; encoded by the coding sequence ATGGACATCAACCAGCGCATCGCCCAGTTCGAGAACATGGTCCAGGCCGACCCCGACAACGACATGGCCCACTACTCCCTGGGCAACGCCTACGCCCAGGCCCAGCGCTGGAACGACGCCGCGACCTCCTACCTCCGCTGCATCGACAAGAACCCCGCCATGAGCAAGGCCTACCAGCTCGCCGGCGACGCCCTCATCAACGCCGGCGACCACGCCCGCGCCGTCGAGGTCCTTACCACCGGCTTCAAGTCCGCCGCCTCCCGCGGCGACCGCATGCCGCAGAAGGCCATGGGCGACCTCCTCCGCAAGCTCAACGCCCCCGTCCCCGAAGTGGCCACCAAGGGCCCGGAGGTCGCCGCGGGCACCGGCCAGATGATCGACCCCGTCACCGGCCGCCCCGGAACCAGGATGGCGCGCCCACCCTTCAAAGGTCCCGTGGGCAACTGGATTTTCGAGCACATCACCAAGGAAACCTTCGACGCCTGGATCGCCCAGGGCACCAAGGTCATCAACGAGCTGCGCCTGGACCTCTCCAAGGACGAAGACTCCGCCCTCTACGACAAGCACATGCGCGAATACCTCGGCATTGATGACGAGCTGTACCAGAAGCTCCAGAGCGGCGGCTGA
- a CDS encoding aldehyde dehydrogenase family protein, whose translation MTTPSTGENGHANGQHHGGNGVGVSTPGVERIARVAERGTTAGSGWNLEYAPAPETVKAPIKARYEHFIGGKWVAPKAKGGYFETINPATEAVLSEVAQGSEADVEAAVAAAEKAQEKWAALPGSERAKYIFRIARRIQERARELAVLETLDSGKPIKESRDVDVPLVAAHFFYYAGWADKLEYAFPGRDPRPIGVCGQVIPWNFPLLMAAWKLAPALACGNTCVLKPAETTPLTALRLAEIIEECDLPPGVVNIVTGDGKTGAAIVSHPRVKKIAFTGSTEVGKRIAAAAAASGKKLTLELGGKSPHIIFEDASLDQAVEGIISGIYFNQGEVCCAGSRLLVQESILPTVIEKLEHRLASLRVGDPMDKNTDVGAVNSKEQLTRIERYLSLAEEEGAKRHGCGDEPKAPIAGKGYWCRPCFFSNVQPSHTISREEVFGPVLAVMSFRTPEEALTRANNTPYGLAAGVWTDKGSKIFDIARKLKAGVVWCNTYNKFDPASPFGGYKESGFGREGGVHGLRTYVEV comes from the coding sequence ATGACCACTCCCAGCACGGGCGAGAACGGGCACGCGAACGGGCAGCATCACGGGGGCAACGGCGTGGGCGTGAGCACGCCGGGCGTCGAGCGGATCGCGCGCGTGGCCGAGCGGGGGACGACGGCCGGCAGCGGCTGGAACCTGGAGTACGCGCCCGCGCCCGAGACGGTGAAGGCGCCGATCAAGGCGCGGTACGAGCACTTCATCGGGGGGAAGTGGGTCGCACCGAAGGCGAAGGGCGGGTACTTCGAGACGATCAACCCCGCGACTGAAGCGGTGCTGAGCGAGGTGGCGCAGGGCAGTGAGGCGGATGTGGAGGCCGCGGTCGCGGCGGCGGAGAAGGCCCAGGAGAAGTGGGCGGCGCTGCCTGGGAGTGAGCGGGCGAAGTACATCTTCCGCATCGCCCGCCGGATCCAGGAGCGGGCACGCGAGCTGGCGGTGCTGGAGACGCTCGACAGCGGCAAGCCGATCAAGGAGTCGCGGGATGTGGATGTGCCGCTGGTGGCGGCGCACTTCTTCTACTACGCGGGGTGGGCGGACAAGCTGGAGTATGCGTTCCCGGGTCGCGACCCGCGGCCGATCGGCGTGTGCGGGCAGGTGATCCCGTGGAACTTCCCGCTGCTGATGGCAGCGTGGAAGCTCGCCCCCGCGCTGGCGTGCGGCAACACGTGCGTGCTGAAGCCCGCGGAGACGACGCCGCTCACGGCCCTGCGGCTCGCGGAGATCATCGAGGAGTGCGACCTGCCGCCGGGGGTGGTCAACATCGTCACCGGCGACGGCAAGACCGGCGCGGCGATCGTGTCGCACCCGCGTGTTAAGAAGATCGCGTTCACCGGCAGCACCGAGGTGGGCAAACGAATCGCCGCGGCGGCGGCGGCGAGCGGGAAGAAGCTCACGCTGGAACTGGGCGGCAAATCGCCGCACATCATCTTTGAGGATGCCAGCCTGGACCAGGCGGTCGAGGGCATCATCTCGGGGATCTACTTCAACCAGGGCGAGGTGTGCTGCGCGGGCTCACGGCTGCTGGTGCAGGAGTCGATCCTGCCGACGGTGATCGAGAAGCTGGAGCACCGGCTGGCGTCGCTGCGGGTGGGCGACCCGATGGACAAGAACACGGATGTGGGCGCGGTGAACAGCAAGGAGCAGCTGACGCGGATCGAGCGGTACCTGTCACTCGCAGAAGAAGAAGGCGCGAAGCGGCACGGCTGCGGCGACGAGCCGAAAGCGCCGATCGCGGGCAAGGGCTACTGGTGCCGCCCCTGCTTCTTCAGCAATGTGCAGCCCAGCCACACCATCTCGCGCGAGGAGGTCTTCGGGCCGGTGCTCGCGGTGATGAGCTTCCGCACGCCGGAGGAGGCCCTCACCCGCGCCAACAACACGCCCTACGGCCTCGCGGCCGGGGTGTGGACCGACAAGGGCTCCAAGATCTTCGACATCGCCCGCAAGCTCAAGGCGGGCGTGGTGTGGTGCAACACGTACAACAAGTTCGACCCGGCCTCGCCCTTCGGCGGGTACAAGGAATCCGGCTTCGGACGCGAGGGCGGCGTGCACGGGCTGCGGACCTACGTGGAGGTTTGA
- a CDS encoding FkbM family methyltransferase: MITLRGHTFLPAPIGPGSLVVDLGANTGDFSRQVRARYGCRVCAVEANPDLVPKVRAIEGVEVIHAAAVGRRGPIEFRLSDDILASSVCDLRPGVANGRVVTVEGLTLPDILARFGLALSPTGQRLDLLKVDIEGAEVGLIMNAPDELLRSIDQITLEFHDFCGLNTADEIVQVCRRLKSLGFDGFRFGIDNTNWLFARRGLKGVGALRRWYATQLIRNVRNALHWGRGKLGLHNLGLGDDHAPQAPAAS; this comes from the coding sequence ATGATCACCCTCCGGGGCCACACGTTCCTGCCCGCCCCGATCGGCCCGGGCTCGCTCGTCGTTGACCTGGGGGCCAACACCGGCGACTTTTCCCGCCAGGTCCGCGCCCGCTACGGCTGCCGCGTCTGCGCGGTGGAGGCCAACCCCGACCTGGTGCCCAAGGTGCGGGCCATCGAGGGCGTCGAGGTCATCCACGCCGCGGCCGTGGGCCGGCGCGGCCCCATCGAGTTCAGGCTCTCGGACGACATCCTCGCCTCCAGCGTGTGCGACCTGCGGCCCGGGGTCGCCAATGGGCGGGTGGTCACCGTCGAGGGGCTGACCCTGCCCGATATCCTCGCGCGGTTCGGGCTCGCGCTCTCGCCCACCGGGCAGCGGCTGGACCTGCTCAAGGTTGACATCGAGGGGGCCGAGGTCGGGCTCATCATGAACGCCCCCGACGAGCTGCTGCGCTCGATCGACCAGATCACCCTGGAGTTCCACGACTTCTGCGGCCTCAACACCGCGGACGAGATCGTTCAGGTCTGCCGCCGCCTCAAGAGCCTGGGCTTCGACGGCTTCCGCTTCGGCATCGACAACACCAACTGGCTCTTCGCCCGGCGGGGCCTCAAGGGGGTCGGCGCCCTCCGCCGCTGGTACGCCACGCAGCTCATCCGCAATGTCCGCAACGCCCTGCACTGGGGCCGCGGCAAGCTCGGCCTGCACAACCTGGGCCTGGGCGACGACCACGCCCCGCAAGCTCCCGCGGCGTCCTGA
- a CDS encoding sigma-70 family RNA polymerase sigma factor: MTDDPLIATRTTTRLLDALRGVGDQSNELAWAHIDQRFRPVIVGLARRLGLRESEADEVGQQTLSEFVKAYREGRYDRTKGRLSSWILGIAHHTTLKVMRGSRRAGGAGVGGSTWLDEVPSGEETHPPHEQLRSIWTDERDRCILERALGVLRDESAVDDRTLLAFELVGLRGVPAAQVAEQCGMSVDQVYVAKNRVTKRLRGLVAELTEAFEADA, encoded by the coding sequence GTGACGGACGATCCGCTCATCGCGACGCGGACGACGACGCGGCTGCTGGATGCGCTGCGGGGCGTGGGGGATCAGTCCAACGAGTTGGCGTGGGCGCATATCGACCAGCGGTTCCGGCCGGTGATCGTGGGGCTGGCGCGGCGATTAGGCCTGCGCGAGAGCGAGGCGGACGAGGTCGGGCAGCAGACGCTCAGCGAGTTCGTGAAGGCCTATAGGGAAGGCCGGTACGACCGGACCAAGGGGCGGCTGTCGTCGTGGATCCTCGGCATTGCGCACCACACGACGCTGAAGGTGATGCGGGGATCGCGGCGCGCGGGGGGCGCGGGGGTCGGGGGGTCGACGTGGCTGGACGAGGTGCCCAGCGGTGAGGAGACGCACCCCCCCCACGAGCAGTTGCGGTCGATCTGGACCGACGAGCGCGACCGGTGCATCCTGGAGCGGGCGCTGGGGGTGCTGCGCGATGAGTCGGCTGTGGATGACCGCACGCTGCTCGCGTTTGAGCTGGTGGGGCTGCGCGGCGTGCCGGCGGCGCAGGTGGCCGAGCAGTGCGGGATGAGCGTGGACCAGGTGTACGTGGCCAAAAACCGGGTGACCAAACGGCTGCGGGGGCTGGTGGCGGAGCTGACGGAGGCGTTTGAGGCGGATGCGTAG